Proteins encoded within one genomic window of Companilactobacillus zhachilii:
- a CDS encoding glutathione peroxidase, whose protein sequence is MTNIYDFSETEMNGFTIDFNDYQGKVLLIVNTASKCGFAPQLTGLEELYKKYHDQGFEVLGLPSNQFHQELDSDKDTSDYCQMHYGVTFPMTKRVAVNGDEEDPLFTYLKSAVGHGRIKWNFTKFLIGRDGQVIERFAPVTKPEKIEPEIVKALEK, encoded by the coding sequence ATGACAAATATTTACGATTTCTCAGAAACAGAAATGAACGGATTTACAATTGACTTTAATGATTATCAAGGGAAAGTCTTGTTAATTGTTAACACGGCTAGTAAGTGTGGGTTTGCACCGCAATTGACTGGTTTAGAAGAGCTTTATAAAAAATATCATGACCAAGGTTTTGAAGTTTTGGGATTGCCATCGAATCAATTTCATCAAGAGTTAGATTCTGATAAAGATACCAGTGATTATTGCCAGATGCATTATGGCGTGACTTTTCCAATGACTAAGCGTGTAGCGGTTAATGGTGATGAAGAAGATCCGTTGTTTACTTATTTGAAGTCAGCTGTCGGTCATGGGCGTATTAAATGGAATTTCACAAAGTTCTTGATTGGCCGTGATGGACAAGTAATTGAGCGTTTTGCACCCGTTACAAAGCCGGAAAAGATTGAACCAGAAATTGTGAAGGCATTAGAAAAATAA
- the metF gene encoding methylenetetrahydrofolate reductase [NAD(P)H] → MTETNKLPTLSFEVFPPNSQVGTANLTATLDQLEGLNPSFISVTASNHKLDYEKTTIDLAKYVHDKLHCPTMVHMPAAYVTKKEVDDVLNKLEDMHINQVLALRGDIVEGYTPETDFKYASDLITYIKQQKPYFEVSGACYPEVHPDSKNRIDDIRHLKDKVDSGCDQLITQLFYDNEAFYRFQEECAIANINVPILAGIMPIVNRKQALHVIENCSARLPKKFISILDKYKDNPVSLKEAGIAYAVDQIVDLVTNNVEGVHLYTMNKSDTAKHIFSNTASLFGLE, encoded by the coding sequence ATGACAGAAACTAATAAATTACCAACTTTATCATTTGAAGTTTTCCCACCTAACTCGCAAGTCGGAACCGCCAATTTAACTGCTACTTTGGACCAATTGGAAGGACTAAATCCTAGCTTTATCAGTGTTACAGCTAGTAATCACAAACTAGATTACGAAAAAACAACGATTGACTTGGCAAAATATGTTCACGATAAACTCCATTGCCCCACAATGGTTCACATGCCAGCTGCCTACGTAACAAAAAAGGAAGTTGATGATGTCTTGAATAAACTAGAAGACATGCATATCAACCAAGTTTTAGCATTACGTGGAGATATTGTGGAAGGTTACACACCCGAAACTGATTTCAAATATGCCAGTGATTTGATTACTTATATCAAACAGCAAAAGCCGTATTTTGAAGTATCAGGCGCCTGTTATCCCGAAGTTCACCCTGATTCTAAAAATCGAATTGACGATATTCGTCATTTAAAAGATAAAGTTGACTCTGGCTGCGACCAACTAATTACTCAACTTTTCTACGACAATGAAGCTTTCTATCGTTTCCAAGAAGAATGCGCAATTGCCAATATCAATGTACCAATTTTAGCCGGTATCATGCCAATAGTTAATCGAAAACAAGCATTACATGTAATTGAGAATTGTTCAGCCCGTCTGCCTAAAAAATTCATAAGTATCTTGGATAAATATAAAGACAATCCCGTTTCACTTAAGGAAGCCGGTATCGCCTATGCCGTTGACCAAATCGTTGATCTCGTAACCAACAACGTTGAAGGCGTTCATCTTTACACAATGAATAAATCCGATACTGCCAAACATATTTTCAGTAATACGGCATCGTTATTTGGTCTTGAATAG
- the metE gene encoding 5-methyltetrahydropteroyltriglutamate--homocysteine S-methyltransferase: MTTSIIGFPRIGENRELKFNTEKYWRKEITADQLQNFAKDLRLKHWQLIKNAGIDGIPSNDFSFFDTTLDTAYLFNIIPEAAQKLNLSQLDRYFALARGYQGPEGDIKALPMKKWFNTNYHYLVPQFTKNTKIKLTNTKIFDEYQEAKDINIQTRPVIVGPFTLLSISEFHDVKAADFVDSLVKAYQEIFTKLAAQGADWIQLDEPELVKDVTGNDKALFEKIYAKLLQNKAGLKVLIQTYFGDVRDVYNDLINLDVEGIGLDFHEGRKTADLVKSGFPDDKILFAGVVNGKNIWRNHYEETTELIKSLPAKQIVISTSCSLLHVPFTIENESFSSEIKQHFAFAKEKLTELVDIQTILSGNGQAEALKNKQLFEQPRVQPNQAVHERVAKLTKDSFVRHPALAERAKIQKQEFKLPLLPTTTIGSFPQTKEVKKTRAQFRHNEISQEEYDKFIAGHINEWLKWQEDIGLDVLVHGEFERNDMVEYFGQNLDGYLFSKNGWVQSYGTRGVKPPIIWGDVARNHPITVKWSKYAQSQTDKIVKGMLTGPVTILNWSFPREDISIKDSTIQIALAIQDEVLDLEKNGIKIIQIDEAALREKLPLRKTDWYSEYLDWAVPAFRLVHSKVKPTTQIHTHMCYSEFTDIIPAIQNLDADVISFEASRSNLEILDALQKEHFKLQVGPGVYDIHSPRIPSVEEIKTTIHKILSKVPEEKVWINPDCGLKTRGIKEAKASVANLTRAAQEVRKELLVHDRN, encoded by the coding sequence ATGACAACATCCATTATTGGCTTTCCAAGAATCGGCGAAAACCGTGAATTAAAATTTAATACTGAAAAATATTGGCGTAAAGAAATTACTGCTGATCAATTGCAAAACTTTGCTAAAGACTTACGTTTAAAACACTGGCAATTGATTAAAAATGCCGGTATCGACGGAATTCCTAGTAACGATTTTTCATTCTTTGATACCACCCTTGATACGGCTTACCTATTTAATATCATTCCCGAGGCCGCTCAAAAATTAAACTTATCACAACTTGACCGTTACTTTGCTTTGGCCCGTGGTTATCAAGGACCAGAAGGAGATATTAAAGCTCTGCCAATGAAGAAATGGTTCAACACTAACTACCACTACCTAGTTCCACAATTCACTAAAAATACTAAAATCAAACTAACAAATACTAAGATTTTCGATGAATATCAAGAAGCCAAAGACATTAATATTCAAACCAGACCAGTTATTGTCGGGCCATTCACCTTGCTTTCAATCAGTGAATTTCACGATGTTAAAGCTGCCGATTTTGTAGATAGCCTTGTTAAAGCTTACCAAGAAATCTTCACTAAATTAGCTGCTCAAGGTGCAGACTGGATTCAACTTGATGAACCGGAATTAGTTAAAGATGTTACTGGAAATGACAAAGCATTATTTGAAAAAATTTATGCTAAGCTGCTTCAAAATAAAGCCGGCTTGAAAGTTTTAATCCAAACATACTTTGGTGATGTGCGGGATGTTTATAACGACCTAATCAACTTGGATGTTGAAGGAATCGGACTGGATTTTCATGAAGGACGTAAAACGGCTGATTTAGTTAAATCCGGCTTTCCTGATGATAAAATTCTCTTTGCTGGTGTTGTTAATGGCAAGAATATTTGGCGTAATCATTATGAAGAAACGACTGAACTAATCAAGAGCCTACCCGCCAAACAAATTGTCATTTCAACTTCATGCTCATTACTCCACGTACCTTTCACAATCGAAAACGAAAGTTTTTCATCTGAAATTAAACAACACTTTGCTTTTGCCAAAGAAAAATTAACTGAATTAGTTGATATTCAAACAATTTTGTCAGGTAATGGTCAAGCTGAAGCATTGAAAAATAAACAATTATTTGAACAACCACGAGTTCAACCTAATCAAGCTGTCCATGAACGCGTTGCTAAATTAACTAAAGATTCATTTGTCAGACATCCGGCACTAGCTGAGCGCGCTAAGATTCAAAAACAAGAATTCAAGCTTCCACTATTACCAACTACCACCATTGGATCCTTTCCACAAACCAAAGAAGTCAAAAAAACTCGGGCTCAATTCAGACACAATGAAATCTCTCAAGAAGAATACGATAAATTCATTGCTGGTCATATTAACGAATGGCTCAAATGGCAAGAAGATATTGGTCTTGACGTCCTAGTTCACGGTGAATTTGAACGTAACGATATGGTGGAATACTTTGGTCAAAATTTGGACGGCTACCTATTCAGTAAAAACGGTTGGGTTCAATCATATGGTACTCGCGGTGTTAAGCCTCCAATCATTTGGGGCGACGTTGCACGTAACCATCCCATAACGGTCAAATGGTCTAAGTACGCCCAAAGTCAAACTGACAAAATCGTCAAAGGTATGTTGACTGGACCTGTAACCATTTTGAATTGGTCCTTCCCTCGTGAGGATATTTCCATTAAGGATTCTACAATCCAAATTGCTCTAGCCATTCAAGATGAAGTTTTAGACCTTGAAAAGAATGGTATTAAAATTATTCAAATTGATGAAGCGGCGTTACGTGAAAAACTTCCTTTACGTAAAACTGACTGGTACTCCGAATATTTAGACTGGGCCGTTCCCGCTTTTCGTTTAGTTCACAGTAAAGTTAAACCAACGACTCAAATCCACACGCACATGTGCTATTCTGAATTTACCGATATTATACCTGCTATCCAAAATCTAGATGCGGACGTAATTTCCTTTGAGGCTTCACGTTCGAACTTAGAAATCTTGGATGCTCTTCAAAAAGAACATTTTAAATTACAAGTCGGTCCTGGTGTTTATGACATTCATTCGCCTCGTATTCCATCTGTTGAAGAAATTAAAACAACTATTCATAAAATTCTCTCCAAAGTTCCCGAAGAAAAAGTTTGGATCAATCCCGATTGCGGTCTAAAAACACGCGGAATTAAAGAGGCTAAAGCAAGTGTGGCCAATTTAACGCGAGCTGCTCAGGAGGTCAGAAAGGAATTACTCGTCCATGACAGAAACTAA
- a CDS encoding LysR family transcriptional regulator: protein MRIQQLKYLETIVKTGSINEAAKELYLTQPSLSNAIKDLENEMGIQILLRSKLGVTLTDDGREFMAYARQVLDQVQLLQGRYEKDTIQKQAFSVSAQHYAFVVHAFVELIKTVKADEYKFTLRETETENILKDLSSFKSEIGILYLNNFNRQVMQRLFKEYDLEFTPLFKALPHVFVGRQNPLTKKKRVTLADLTDYPYLSYEQGDNNSFYFSEEILSTLDRKKNIKVSDRATIFNLMVGLNGYTISSGIISNKLNDDKIVAIPLDVDDSMTLGWLKHRQLELSPIAKKYLKMLKEHIRGYGFEIIEK from the coding sequence ATGCGAATTCAACAACTGAAATATTTAGAGACGATTGTTAAGACGGGTTCTATTAATGAAGCTGCTAAGGAATTGTATTTGACGCAGCCGAGTTTATCGAATGCCATCAAAGATTTGGAAAATGAAATGGGAATTCAAATTTTGTTGCGGAGTAAGTTGGGTGTCACGTTGACTGATGATGGACGTGAATTTATGGCTTATGCACGACAGGTTCTTGATCAGGTGCAATTGCTTCAAGGTCGTTATGAGAAAGATACTATTCAAAAGCAGGCCTTTTCGGTTTCGGCTCAACATTATGCCTTCGTTGTGCATGCGTTTGTGGAATTGATTAAAACGGTTAAAGCTGATGAATACAAATTTACTTTGCGTGAAACTGAGACGGAAAACATTTTGAAAGATTTATCGAGTTTTAAAAGTGAGATTGGAATTTTGTATCTGAATAATTTTAATCGCCAAGTTATGCAACGCTTGTTTAAGGAATATGACTTAGAGTTCACGCCTTTATTTAAGGCTTTACCGCACGTATTTGTTGGTCGTCAAAATCCACTAACTAAGAAAAAACGTGTAACGTTAGCTGATTTGACCGACTATCCGTATTTATCGTATGAGCAAGGGGATAATAATTCGTTTTATTTCTCTGAGGAAATTTTGAGTACTTTGGACCGAAAGAAGAATATCAAAGTCAGTGATCGAGCTACGATTTTTAACTTAATGGTGGGCTTGAATGGTTACACAATTAGTTCAGGGATTATTAGTAATAAACTTAACGATGATAAAATTGTCGCTATTCCTTTGGACGTGGACGATTCGATGACTTTAGGTTGGTTGAAACATCGCCAGTTGGAGTTGAGTCCGATTGCCAAGAAGTATTTAAAAATGTTGAAAGAACATATTCGTGGTTATGGTTTTGAAATTATAGAAAAATAA
- a CDS encoding CatA-like O-acetyltransferase, translated as MMAFTKIDLDNWNRKEVFEHFIEQKTTYSATHEINIETALHFVKENNYKFYPLFIYAVLRVINSNYLYRMDFNDQGELGFYDSSRAFYSIFDNKTELFSNIDTEDTYTFAEFHRDYLDDVAKYRDTGKLFPKQPIPKNVVNISMIPWASFTGFNLNIGNNDNYLLPIVTASKFQKRSDGIKLPVSFQVHHAVCDGYQTAQFFNKLQEILNEPEEL; from the coding sequence ATGATGGCATTTACGAAGATAGATTTAGATAATTGGAATCGCAAAGAGGTTTTTGAACACTTCATTGAGCAAAAAACGACTTATAGTGCAACACATGAGATCAACATTGAAACGGCGTTACATTTCGTGAAGGAAAATAACTACAAGTTCTATCCATTATTTATCTATGCAGTTTTGCGTGTTATTAACTCCAATTATTTATATCGAATGGATTTTAATGACCAAGGTGAATTAGGGTTCTACGATAGTAGCAGAGCCTTTTACTCAATATTTGATAATAAGACTGAATTATTCTCTAATATCGATACGGAAGACACTTATACGTTTGCTGAATTTCATCGTGACTATTTAGATGATGTAGCTAAATATCGTGATACGGGAAAACTATTTCCTAAGCAACCAATTCCTAAAAATGTCGTCAATATTTCGATGATTCCTTGGGCTAGTTTCACTGGCTTCAATTTAAATATTGGTAACAACGATAATTATTTGTTGCCAATTGTCACAGCAAGTAAGTTCCAAAAGCGTTCAGATGGAATCAAATTGCCAGTCTCATTTCAAGTTCATCATGCTGTCTGTGATGGTTATCAAACTGCTCAATTTTTCAATAAATTACAAGAAATTTTGAATGAACCAGAAGAATTGTAA
- a CDS encoding MFS transporter, which yields MSRNRKILVTFALVLSNMMAGLDATIINTALPAIISDLHGIQYMGWIVAIFLLGMAVSTPLWSKFGEKKGNKVAYITATVVFMLGALFQGLAPNIIWFITARSIMGIGAGGMNTIPFIIYSQIFKNIKRRSQVIGIASAGFSGTSIVGPLIGGWIVDTFSWHWVFYINLPLALLSITIVAIFFNLKENLNQEKVDYYGAILMVLGLTSFLIGIQELGVSSIYVTLGFIILGAVLIFWMSRVENRVDDPIVPNRLFKNEKLVIDLILFALLWGSFVAFNIYIPMWAQGIMGLSALIGGMTQIPGAIANFIGSELEPFMQRKMSRYMIIAIGTASFLISFAGLYWANQNASYTFLLVMGVFEGFGIGVCFNALLIAVQFDVEPRDVPISTSFAYLVRILSQTFMSSIYGVILNLALIKGVRESHGHITMGMMNKLSNAAVAKKLPQAYVPEMKRVFFSGIHNIMLTALILIILVIIILAYLFRREAVKKSVMQTE from the coding sequence ATGAGTAGAAATCGTAAAATTTTGGTTACCTTTGCGCTAGTGTTATCGAACATGATGGCAGGACTGGATGCAACGATAATCAATACGGCATTACCAGCTATTATTAGTGATTTACATGGGATTCAGTACATGGGCTGGATCGTAGCTATTTTCTTATTGGGGATGGCCGTTTCGACACCGTTATGGAGTAAATTTGGTGAAAAAAAGGGTAATAAAGTAGCCTATATAACGGCAACCGTTGTTTTCATGCTAGGAGCTTTATTCCAAGGGCTTGCTCCTAATATTATTTGGTTTATTACAGCTAGAAGTATTATGGGAATCGGCGCTGGTGGAATGAATACGATTCCGTTCATCATTTACTCGCAAATTTTCAAAAATATTAAACGTCGGTCACAGGTTATTGGGATTGCGTCTGCTGGATTCAGTGGAACCTCGATTGTGGGGCCTTTAATTGGTGGCTGGATCGTGGATACATTCAGTTGGCATTGGGTATTTTATATCAATTTACCGTTGGCTTTACTGTCGATTACTATCGTAGCTATCTTCTTTAACTTGAAGGAGAACTTGAATCAAGAAAAGGTTGATTATTACGGAGCTATCTTGATGGTGCTGGGCTTAACGTCATTCTTGATTGGAATTCAAGAATTAGGTGTTTCATCAATCTATGTAACACTAGGCTTTATTATTTTAGGAGCGGTATTAATTTTTTGGATGTCTAGAGTTGAGAATAGAGTGGATGATCCGATTGTCCCTAATCGCTTGTTTAAAAATGAAAAATTAGTGATTGATTTGATTTTGTTTGCCTTATTGTGGGGATCATTCGTGGCCTTCAATATTTACATTCCAATGTGGGCTCAAGGAATTATGGGATTGAGTGCTTTGATTGGGGGAATGACACAGATTCCTGGAGCCATTGCCAACTTCATTGGTTCAGAGCTGGAGCCATTTATGCAACGAAAAATGAGTCGTTACATGATTATCGCTATTGGGACCGCATCGTTTCTTATTTCCTTTGCGGGATTGTATTGGGCTAATCAGAATGCCAGTTATACGTTCTTATTGGTAATGGGTGTATTTGAAGGATTTGGTATTGGTGTTTGTTTCAATGCCTTGTTGATTGCAGTTCAGTTTGATGTGGAACCGCGTGATGTGCCGATTTCAACCTCATTTGCCTATTTAGTTAGAATTTTGAGTCAAACATTTATGTCCTCGATTTATGGTGTTATTTTAAATTTGGCGTTGATTAAAGGTGTCAGAGAAAGCCATGGTCATATCACGATGGGGATGATGAATAAATTGAGTAATGCGGCAGTTGCCAAAAAATTACCGCAAGCTTATGTTCCCGAAATGAAGCGAGTCTTCTTCTCGGGTATTCACAATATTATGTTAACGGCGTTGATTTTGATTATTTTAGTAATTATTATTTTAGCTTACTTATTTAGAAGAGAAGCGGTTAAAAAGAGTGTCATGCAAACTGAATAG
- a CDS encoding TetR/AcrR family transcriptional regulator yields the protein MTSRTLSKEKIVATATSLINNQESLSFTKLGKELGTRSQAIYNYFPDVMAIKVEVAASFYDQLAIRLQADLLGLSGKQAIKTFANTSVHYSLCKFHVTQEILSIPAGRLHDSDLDKSFETLHTILGRLLNPFIEDDKQRLIVSRMIRSLIIGEIIHVGNGCFDDELISSHDSFDKMLDITLADL from the coding sequence TTGACTTCAAGAACGTTATCAAAAGAAAAAATCGTGGCAACAGCAACTAGTTTGATCAATAACCAAGAATCCCTGAGTTTTACTAAACTAGGTAAAGAGTTGGGGACAAGGTCACAAGCTATTTATAATTATTTTCCAGATGTGATGGCGATTAAGGTTGAGGTAGCGGCTAGTTTTTATGACCAATTGGCGATTAGGCTGCAGGCAGATTTATTGGGACTCTCAGGCAAACAAGCAATAAAAACTTTTGCTAATACGTCAGTTCATTATTCATTATGTAAGTTTCATGTTACTCAGGAAATTTTGAGTATTCCCGCGGGCAGGTTGCATGATTCAGACTTGGATAAAAGTTTCGAAACGTTACATACAATTTTAGGACGTTTGTTAAATCCATTTATTGAGGATGACAAGCAGCGATTGATTGTCTCGCGAATGATACGAAGTTTAATTATTGGCGAAATAATTCATGTCGGTAATGGGTGCTTTGATGATGAATTGATCAGTTCGCATGACAGTTTTGATAAAATGCTCGATATTACGTTAGCTGATTTGTAA
- a CDS encoding M57 family metalloprotease: MRKNSWITWLIILAIGFVVVETNPEIVPQVKNEINETNTRLQPYLYLAKANIEKKLSGQTETTSDKQVGEVATPIESPLKGMNTSSTYYYHFKNNVPGNVREVFLNAITTYNNTGIVKLIPGTAQPNQNNITFSIYHKKIENFASNTVELGNGGPSALQLDHYAINSGRASLNLTYPSLAIKDSVAMHELGHALGLGHSSFTNSVMYPVDQGVSKLSEADLNGLRNIYK; encoded by the coding sequence ATGAGAAAAAATTCATGGATTACTTGGTTGATTATCCTCGCAATTGGATTTGTCGTGGTGGAAACTAATCCTGAAATTGTCCCCCAAGTTAAAAATGAAATTAATGAAACTAATACTCGTTTACAACCATATTTATATCTAGCTAAAGCTAACATTGAAAAAAAATTGAGTGGTCAAACTGAAACGACTTCTGACAAACAAGTTGGTGAAGTCGCAACTCCAATCGAATCACCACTCAAGGGGATGAATACTTCTAGCACATACTATTATCACTTCAAAAATAATGTTCCCGGCAATGTTCGTGAGGTCTTTTTAAACGCTATAACGACTTACAATAACACGGGAATTGTTAAACTCATCCCCGGAACAGCACAACCAAATCAAAACAACATCACCTTTTCGATTTACCATAAAAAAATCGAAAACTTTGCTTCAAACACAGTTGAACTGGGAAACGGTGGTCCATCAGCTTTGCAGTTAGACCATTATGCCATCAACAGTGGTCGAGCTAGTTTGAATTTAACCTACCCTAGTCTTGCAATTAAAGACTCTGTTGCTATGCATGAATTAGGGCACGCTTTAGGTCTAGGACACAGCTCATTTACCAATTCGGTCATGTATCCTGTGGATCAAGGTGTTTCCAAGCTATCCGAAGCTGACCTTAATGGTTTAAGAAATATTTATAAATAA